The proteins below are encoded in one region of Silene latifolia isolate original U9 population chromosome 2, ASM4854445v1, whole genome shotgun sequence:
- the LOC141643778 gene encoding B3 domain-containing protein At4g34400-like — protein MVNPNAAESSHRRVSKEHHPSFFQPFVPHDNSTNLRIPPAFVKNFQGRIPLKMSLKNMSGLVWPAKLSYIGDHLHITSGWKEFVKEHSLNSGDFVVFHFVLGSTFRVMVFDADGCSKGATLAKRKRKITDVRNLQFEKIIKTNEVKNFVTMSSSVMKQCVVELPQRVELCFEGGVCMTQWLRKANDKRIVVGYAGMGRFWEMNNVKKGDRLLFQIICGKGRTVKKIVVTRVQESAELGRGYH, from the exons ATGGTGAATCCAAATGCAGCCGAGTCGTCCCACCGTCGTGTCTCCAAGGAACATCATCCAAGTTTCTTTCAGCCTTTTGTTCCACATGACAACTCCACCAATCTg CGAATACCACCAGCATTTGTGAAGAACTTCCAAGGAAGAATTCCACTCAAGATGTCGTTAAAGAACATGTCTGGGTTGGTTTGGCCTGCAAAACTGAGTTATATCGGCGATCACTTGCACATAACCTCTGGCTGGAAGGAGTTTGTTAAGGAACATTCGCTCAACAGCGGAGATTTTGTTGTGTTCCACTTCGTATTAGGTTCCACTTTTCGTGTTATGGTCTTTGATGCTGATGGCTGCAGCAAAGGAGCGACACTAGCCAAGAGAAAGCGCAAAATAACTGATGTCAGAAATTTGCAATTTGAGAAGATTATCAAGACCAATGAAGTGAAGAATTTTGTG ACAATGTCAAGTTCGGTGATGAAGCAATGTGTTGTGGAGCTACCTCAGAGGGTAGAGCTATGTTTCGAGGGAGGGGTATGTATGACGCAATGGTTGCGCAAAGCAAACGACAAAAGAATAGTTGTTGGATATGCTGGGATGGGTCGATTCTGGGAGATGAACAATGTTAAAAAGGGAGATAGGCTTCTGTTTCAGATCATCTGTGGAAAAGGGAGGACCGTCAAAAAGATAGTTGTGACAAGAGTTCAGGAATCAGCCGAGTTGGGTAGAGGCTATCATTGA
- the LOC141643779 gene encoding B3 domain-containing protein Os01g0723500-like, with the protein MENPNAAESSHRYVSKEHHPSFFQLYVPKKNSINLRIPPAFIKNFQGKIPLNISLKNMSGLVWPAKLSYIDDHLHITSGWKDFVKEHSLNNGDFVVFHFVPGSTFLVMPFDADGCSKGAPLAKRKRKITDVRNLQFERIIKTSVVKNFVTVSSSVMKQCVVDLPQRVELCFEGGVSTSQWLRKAKDERIVVGYAGMGRFWEMNNVKKGDRLLFQIICGKGRTVKKIVVTRVQESAELGRGYH; encoded by the exons ATGGAGAATCCGAATGCGGCCGAGTCATCCCACCGTTATGTCTCCAAGGAACATCATCCAAGTTTCTTTCAGCTTTATGTTCCGAAGAAGAATTCCATCAATCTG CGAATACCACCAGCATTTATCAAGAACTTCCAAGGAAAAATTCCGCTTAATATATCCTTGAAGAACATGTCCGGACTAGTTTGGCCTGCAAAACTAAGCTACATCGACGACCACTTGCACATAACCTCAGGCTGGAAGGATTTTGTTAAGGAACATTCCCTGAACAACGGAGATTTTGTGGTGTTCCACTTCGTACCAGGTTCTACTTTTCTGGTTATGCCTTTTGATGCTGATGGTTGCAGCAAAGGCGCGCCTCTAGCCAAGAGAAAGCGCAAAATAACTGATGTCAGAAATTTACAATTTGAGAGGATTATCAAGACCAGTGTAGTGAAGAATTTTGTG ACTGTGTCCAGTTCGGTGATGAAGCAATGTGTTGTGGATCTACCACAGAGGGTAGAGCTATGTTTCGAGGGAGGGGTATCTACGAGCCAATGGTTGCGCAAAGCAAAAGACGAAAGAATAGTTGTGGGATATGCTGGGATGGGTCGATTCTGGGAGATGAACAATGTTAAAAAGGGAGATAGGCTTCTGTTTCAGATCATCTGTGGAAAAGGGAGGACCGTCAAAAAGATTGTTGTGACGAGAGTTCAGGAATCAGCCGAGTTGGGTAGAGGTTATCATTGA
- the LOC141631698 gene encoding putative B3 domain-containing protein REM15, producing the protein MNIYNSWASTITLRFWLRWFIYQSHRHVSKKYHSSFFQPFVEHKNSINLRIPPPFVKKFRNIPYKISLKNTNGLVWPAKLGYIGDHLHITSGWKEFVKEHTLKSGDFVVFHYVPDSTFLVTTFDSDGCSKVAPLVKKKRRTIARPNFEFVRTIKTTHLKSFVTFPSWMIKSCAIELPQRVKLCFEEGVSKKIWLRKTGDRTVLGYAGMPQFWEMNNVQIGDKLQFQIILGEWNTIKKIIVRRVP; encoded by the exons atgaatatttataatagttgggcctcaaccatcaccttaaggttttggttgagatggttcatctatcagtcCCACCGTCATGTCTCCAAGAAATATCATTCAAGTTTCTTTCAGCCTTTTGTTGAACATAAGAACTCCATCAATCTG CGGATACCTCCGCCATTCGTCAAGAAATTCCGAAACATTCCATACAAGATATCCTTGAAAAACACGAATGGGTTGGTTTGGCCAGCAAAACTGGGTTATATCGGCGATCACTTGCACATAACCTCAGGCTGGAAGGAGTTTGTTAAGGAACATACCCTGAAAAGCGGAGATTTTGTGGTGTTCCACTACGTACCAGATTCCACTTTTCTTGTTACAACCTTCGACTCTGATGGCTGCAGCAAGGTCGCGCCTCTAGTCAAGAAAAAACGCAGAACGATTGCTcgcccaaattttgaatttgtgaGGACTATCAAGACCACACACTTGAAGAGTTTTGTG ACATTTCCCAGTTGGATGATAAAGAGTTGTGCTATCGAGCTACCTCAGAGGGTGAAGCTGTGTTTCGAGGAAGGGGTATCAAAGAAAATATGGTTGCGCAAAACAGGAGACAGGACAGTTCTGGGATATGCTGGGATGCCTCAATTCTGGGAGATGAACAATGTTCAAATTGGAGATAAGCTTCAGTTTCAGATTATTCTCGGAGAATGGAACACCATCAAAAAAATCATTGTGAGGAGGGTTCCGTAA
- the LOC141643780 gene encoding uncharacterized protein LOC141643780, with amino-acid sequence MSYQQSPQVSYPPGYGSQYPPPGYPGGAGPPQGYEGYPPPPPQGYPPQHHQHHQHGGYQGYFNDGYAPPPPPPPPNYNCDPHHHHHHHEREHGCCSFLKGCLGFLLCCFVFEECCCCC; translated from the exons ATGAGTTATCAGCAATCTCCTCAAGTTTCCTACCCTCCTG GGTATGGAAGTCAATATCCACCACCAGGGTACCCTGGAGGAGCAGGACCACCACAAGGGTATGAAGGCTacccaccaccgccaccacaaGGGTATCCACCACAACATCACCAGCACCATCAGCATGGTGGGTATCAGGGTTATTTTAATGATGGTTACGCTCCcccgcctcctcctcctccacctaATTACAACTGTgaccctcatcatcatcatcaccaccatgAGCGAGAGCATGGTTGCTGCTCCTTTTTGAAGGGATG CTTGGGTTTCTTGTTATGCTGCTTCGTGTTTGAagaatgctgctgctgctgttag
- the LOC141643781 gene encoding mitochondrial phosphate carrier protein 3, mitochondrial-like, producing MVSFTENHTRSPSSSSLLPSFLYSSNTLGALNKNVVVSNSNNPSLSSENGKFMIPSPSESSKKIELYSPEFYAACTFGGILSCGLTHMAVTPLDLVKCNMQIDPAKYKSIASGFGVLAKEQGIRGFFRGWAPTLFGYSAQGACKFGFYEFFKKYYSDLAGPENAAKYKTLIYLAGSASAEVIADVALCPLEAVKVRVQTQPGFARGMSDGFPKFIKADGFGGLYRGLVPLWGRQIPYTMMKFASFELIVEQLYKHAIPTPKSECSKPFQLGVSFAGGYIAGVLCAVVSHPADNLVSFLNNAKGATAGDAVKKLGVWGLFTRGLPLRIVMIGTLTGAQWGIYDAFKVFVGLPTTGGPAPAALPEAAPAQA from the exons ATGGTGTCCTTCACTGAAAACCATACCAGATCTCCATCATCATCTTCTCTACTTCCGTCCTTCCTTTACTCCTCCAACACTCTTGGAGCTCTTAACAAAAACGTCGTCGTTTCCAACTCAAACAACCCTAGTTTATCCTCTGAAAATGGCAAATTCATGATTCCTTCTCCGAGCGAGTCGTCGAAGAAGATTGAGTTGTATTCGCCTGAGTTTTATGCTGCTTGTACTTTTGGTGGAATTCTTAGCTGTGGTCTTACTCATATGGCTGTTACTCCTCTTGATCTTGTCAAATGTAATATGCAG ATTGACCCAGCCAAATACAAGAGCATCGCTTCTGGCTTCGGTGTTCTTGCCAAAGAGCAAGGAATAAGAGGATTCTTCAGGGGTTGGGCACCGACACTTTTCGGTTACAGTGCCCAAGGCGCCTGCAAATTTGGTTTCTACGAATTCTTCAAGAAGTACTATTCTGACCTTGCGGGGCCAGAGAATGCTGCCAAGTACAAGACACTCATTTACCTTGCTGGTTCAGCATCAGCTGAAGTGATTGCCGATGTTGCCCTTTGCCCCTTGGAGGCAGTTAAAGTCAGGGTTCAGACACAGCCTGGCTTTGCTAGAGGAATGAGTGACGGGTTTCCTAAGTTTATTAAGGCCGATGGGTTTGGCGG GTTGTACAGGGGATTGGTTCCATTATGGGGTCGCCAGATTCCAT ACACTATGATGAAGTTTGCATCTTTTGAGTTGATTGTTGAGCAGCTCTACAAGCACGCTATCCCAACTCCAAAGAGTGAGTGCAGCAAGCCTTTCCAGCTTGGTGTGAGCTTTGCTGGTGGTTATATTGCTGGTGTTCTATGTGCTGTTGTCTCCCATCCAGCTGACAATCTtgtttctttcctcaacaatgcCAAGGGGGCTACTGCTGGTGAT GCTGTGAAAAAGCTAGGCGTGTGGGGTCTATTCACTCGTGGGCTTCCTCTACGTATTGTGATGATTGGTACCCTCACCGGAGCACAATGGGGAATCTATGATGCCTTCAAAGTGTTTGTTGGACT CCCAACCACTGGAGGCCCTGCTCCTGCTGCTCTCCCTGAAGCTGCACCTGCTCAGGCATGA